In Miscanthus floridulus cultivar M001 chromosome 8, ASM1932011v1, whole genome shotgun sequence, the sequence TAGCTTGAGCAGGAACGTGCGGAGCTCAATCATGAGATCGAGCACCACGGAGATGGGGGCACACACACCATGGCCCGTGACATAAACTAGAGGATTATCGAGGATGATCAGGTGCTCCTGCACTTCActcaggcaagccagaacattgctaCTATGGTAGCCTTGCTTAGGGGGCTTCTAATGCCTGTGATGCCCGAGGATTGATGGGCCCACTGTGAGATTCGCAcactgctcgagcgtgcggctgtgcagcaggccgagagctcattgtctcaatGATAGGAGCTCAATGCCAGCTAGCATACACCATTAGTGTGACCCAACAAGGATGCATTAGTCCACCAGGCACCGCACGACGGCAGGCCATGCATCACGGTTCTGGTGCAAgagcgtctcggccacaaccgtgatGCACACGACACCCGCCGGCATTACCACAATGATGTGGGGGAGGGGGCCAGCCGTAGCTACCACCCTCACCATGTTTGGTGCTATGACCGTGAGGAGGACCAGAGTCATAGCCCTAAACCAACAGGGCCCTAGGCTTTTGGTTGGCATATCCTCAAGGCAATGCTCTCGCCCCGATACCGCCCGTCGACTAACGACCCAAAATACTCCAGGGAAATGAACCTCggcttgtggctcgaggactactGGCTCGCTTGCTGGGCTAGTGGTGCGGTTAGTGATGACTTTGTCATCCACAATCTCCCTCTGTTCCTGGCCAACTCAGCATGAACATGCTAGAACATCTTCCGCCCAACTGtgttcagagttgggcggacctaaaacaaATCTTCGTGGGGAAATTCTAGGGCACTTAAGCATGCCCTGGGAACCCCTAGGACTTGAAGAACTACCGACATAAGTTAGGAGAGACTCTCTGtgagtacatccgatgcttctctcggtagtgcaacgagctccccaatgtcgccgatgccgatgtcatcggagccttcctatcagggaccaccaacgagtccctggtccataagtTGGGACGTAAGGGCCCACAAACTACTAAGGAACTACTCAACATCGTGACTAGCCATGCTTCTAGTGAGGAAGCGGTCAGAGCAATTTTTGATCGCTCCAGAGGCAAGGCGAAGCGGGACGAGGACACCGATGAAGGCCTCTCCGATCATTcaaataagaagaagaaccaaAAAGGGCGCAGGGGCTTGCTCATGGCCATCACCAATCGAAAAGTTGGTCGAGCACCGGCCGAGGGCACCCTTGATCATTTTGATAAGCTtcttgaggggccatgcccaaaccaagCCTTCCCTATCAAACACATGTACAAGGACTGCTCCCTCATGAAGCATTTCTTCACAGGCGGCTCTAAGAaatgggagcagaagaagaaACCTGAGGTAGAAGCTGATGATGCCAGAGAGAAAAATAGTGCCTTTCTATCTCCAGATGGCTGCCTAATGATCTTTGGTCGGCCAGAGGCATATGGCTCCaagcgccgacagaagctcgcgCGCTGAGAGGTCTACAAAGTGGAGCCTGCCACACCCGTTTTTCCTCAAATGGTCAAGGTCTCCCATAACCTTTGACCTATCCAACCACTTGGATAGCATCACATACCTAGCTAGGTACCCACTCATGGTTGACCCTATCATCaacatgaagcggctcaccaaggtactgatggatgggggccgcggcctcaacatcatgtacgctgagacacttgatgccatgggcatcgaccaacACCACATCCAACCGACCaaggcacctttccatggcatcatgttAGGAAAGCAGGCCATACTGAttaggcagatcgacctgcccatcacctttgggaatccgtccaactataggacagagaccctcacctttgaggtagtTGGGCTCCCCCTAGTCTACCATGCCATTTTGGGGCAACCGTGttatgcaaagttcatggccatccccaactacaccaacctcaagctcaagatgctgggcccatgcggggtcatcaccatcggcacttctttctagagggcctatgagtgcgaggtcgagagtTGCGAGCTTGCTTCGGCAACCCTCGCTTCTAAGGAGCTCGCAGCCATCAGGAAGGACATCGCTGAAGGAATGCCCAACACGAAGCAGGTGGCCGGATCCTTTGAGCCTATGGAGaacatcaaggaggtcctcgtcGACCCCAACAACTATGCCGACAAGACGGTGTGCATCGGCACCGCCCTCTCCCCCAAGTAGGAAGGCGCGCTCTTCAACTTCCTCCACGCTAatcgagacatctttgcgtggaaacccttagaCATGTAAGGAATTCTAAGGGAAGtcactgagcatgccttgaagatcaagccGGGTTCCAGGCCGGTCAAACAACGCCTGCACCGCTTCAACAAGGAAAAGCGAAGGCTCACCAGCGAAGAAATCGCTAAGCTCTTAGCGGCCGGTTTCATCAAGGAAGGATACCACCCAAGGTGGTTGTCTAATCCTATTCTTATAaaaaagaaaagtgggaaataGCGAATCTGTGTTGACTACACCAGCCTCAATAAGGCATGCCCGAAGgattcatttcctttgccatgcatagatcaggtagttgacttgacctcagggtgtgaaaccctatgcttccttgatgcgtacttcgggtaccattagatcacgatgaaagagtccaaccagctcgcgacctctttcatcaccccgtttggatcATTCTTCTACGTTATGATGttgttcggactcaagaacgatggggctatgtaccagcgttgcatgaccaaatgcttgggagacctcatcgggcggaccgttgaggcttacgtggatgacattgtagtcaaTTCCAAGTAGACCAACTAGCTCATggctgacctagagcagacctttagGAAGCTCTAGgagaacggcatcaagctcaaccccgagaaatgtgtctttggggtcccgaggggcatgctacttAGATTCATTGTCTCCGAgtgtggcattgaagccaacccagtaaaaatctcagccatcatgaaGATGGGCCTAATTCTGAACCTGAAGGGAGTTTAGAAGGTTACCGGGTGCCTCGTACCGCTTAGTCGcttcatttcatgcctcggcgaatggGGGCTCCCCCTTTACTAGCTCCTTAAGACATCCGACCGATTCACATGGATGCCTGAGGCTCAGGAGGTGCTTGACAAGCTCAAAGTGCTCTTGACGAAGGCCCCTATTCTGGTCTTGCCGGCTGAGGAAGAGCCGCTCCTACTCTACGTCGTAGCTACAACTTAGGTGGTTAGCGCCGCCTTGGTTTTAGAACGaggagaagagggacacgccctcaaggtacatcaccatgtgtacttcattagtgaagtCTTGTCCGACTCCAAGATACGCTACcctcaaatctagaagctcctatacgccatcctaatcaccaagaggaagctgcgccactacttcgactcACATCAGGTGACCGTTGTGTCATCTTTCCTCCTCGACAAGGTTATCTAGAACTAGGAGGCCACAGGGAGGATCGTCAAATGGGCACTCGAACTGATGGATCAGGGTGTCACGTATGCCCCATGAACGGCCATCAAATCTTAGGTACTGGCTCACTTTGTGGccaaatggaccgagatccagatGCCAGTGACGGCCGTCGATCAGGAgtgttggatgatgtactttgatgaatcactaatgaagaagggcactAGAGTCAGGCTAGTTTTTATTTCCCCCCTCAGGGTGCGCACGAGGTATGCAATTCGCATCCACTtctgagtatgaggcactcatcaatggcttgtgcatcaccattgagttgggcatccgatggcttGACATCCGAGGTGACTCGCAACTAGtggtcgaccaagtcatgaaggagtcaagctgccacaacaccaagatggctgcatactatcATGAGGTCCgacagttggaggacaagttcgatgaccTTGAGCTCAACCATATCCTGAGGTGGCTCAATGAAGCAGGCGACATGTTAGCGAAGATGGCATCAAGCTGAGAGCTGGTCCCCACTGGCATCTTTGCTAGCGACCTACACAAACCCTCGGTCCGATATGAGGAACCAGAACAGGCCAGCAACGAGCCGCCAGttctaggctcaggggctaaccgaCCCTCAATTCcatccgaccccgaggtcatggaactcTTCAAAGACCCAATGGTAGAGCCCAACCCTCCAATCGACTAGAGAACACCTTATCTCGATTGACTCTTCATGAGGTGCTCCCTACCGACAAGACGGAGGCCTGATGGCTCAcgtgtcgtgccaagtccttcatcgtcatcaaaggggagctctacaagtgCAGCCACACCGAAATCCTATAGCGTTGCATCCCCACTAAGCAGGGGAAGGACCTACTGGAAGACATCCATGGAGGGGTCTGTGGACATcatgccgcacctagaaccttggtcagAAATGCATTCTGGTAAGGTTTTACTAGCCAACCATGGTGGCCGATGCCAAGCGGGTCGTACGCACCtgcaaaggatgccagtactacgctcagcAAACTCACCTATCGGCCCAAGTGCTCCAAGCGATACCCATCATATGGCCATTTGCGGTCTAGGGGCTCAACCTAGTAGGGCCCCTCAATAGGGTGCTCGAGGGCTTTAAGCACTTACTTGTCACCATGgataagttcacaaaatggatagagGCTTGGCCGATCACCGTGATCAAATTCGAGCAGGTTGTGATGTTCTTCACGGACAttgtccatcactttggagtcccaaactccatcatggACAATAGCACATagttcactgggaagaagttcctctaattctgtgatgaatatcacatccgcgTCGACTAGGCCGCCATAGCGCATCCcacacgaacgggcaggtcgagcgcacaaactgCATGGttctacagggcctcaagcctaggctCTTCAACCAGTTCAAAAAGTTTGGTGGATGATGGGTCATCGAGCTTCCCATGGTACTCTAGATCCTAAGAATGTCCAGCAGCCGGGCAACCAGATACTGGCGTTTTTCATGGTCTACGGCTCTGAAAccatcctcccaactgacctcgactacggagcgTCAAGGGTCAAGGTCTAAAATGAGTAGGGAAACGAAGCATCTttggaagatgccatggacctacCTGACGAAGCATGCAACATTGCCCTACTCCGTTCACCCAAATACCAGTAGGTGCTACAGTGTTATCACAGCCAACGCATGCAGGGTCACGCCTTCAGGGTAGGCGATTTAGTCCTTCGCCGCATCCAAAGCAACAAAAATTGCCACAAGCTTTCGGCAtcgtgggaaggaccgtacatcatcacaGAAGTACTTCGGCCTAGCACCAACAAGCTCAAGACTGATGACAACAAAGCCAttgccaatgcctagaacatcgagcagctacatcgcttttacccttagtctTTCCGTTCCAAAGCTTCCGATTTTCTTATCGAACTGAGTATTGTTTCtgcaaaaaccaaaaaatgttACCTCCTATCGGGTTCGCTTCTGATCTGATCGGTCTTCAATAACACCCGATCCCGACAACTACATGGGGTCGGGTTTTACTCGGGGGATGATAGGAATACATATACTCAGGAACATTTTCCCATCCGACCCTTCTTTTTATGACgagacctagaaataagagttaccgaaaactaacgatgagtaaaGCTGGTAAgaatgcaaaaagcctatgcCCCGACAGCTACGACATCATTTGCTCATGAGCATGATCATTACTTAGTCGATCGCAACTTAAGTTTCTAGTGCCTTAACATAAAATAAGAGATGGGTCGCaacaaactttatatatatatataaagaggcCAAACAACGATCTAGCCATAATAAAAGTCTTTACAAAAGGACCAATGACAGACTCAGCTATCTAACTAAACACTCTTTGGTAGGATTTCTTCTTCGACCTTCTCTACCAAGTCCTGCGCTGGGAGAGCCACTTCCTTCTCAATTTTGTCCAATTCAGCGTCAGTGTAGCTAGGCACGAAGCCCTCACTGATCACCGGTAGGTCACTGTTAGCTTAGTGGGAGCAGGTGATGGTGAACGCGCGATGGACGCCGGTGTGcagggccttccttgtgagtgcGCATGCTCGGTCCGAGATCTGAGTAACCCAGACTACGAGCGAGCTCATCTCCACAGCCATGGCGACCCtgaggtcatcgaagaccaaccTGATGGCAGCGTGCAAGGTGTCATGGTCATCGCTCTCTGACTGGAGTTGACCCCGCACCTCGGAGAGTTGCCTCTATCAAGCTACCCAAGTCAAAAATCAAAGAGCGTCAGAAAACCAACTGCAAATGTCAAAATAAGAAGGTAACCAGAGCCTCACCGTTCACTTGCTCCTCAAGGACCGTCTTCTCCCTCTAGAGCATGCTAACATCCTCGGCCAAGGCAGTGGCTAGGCCCTCAGTTTCTTCCTTCGACTTCTGCTCATTTTTAGCACATGCCGAGCAAGGTCGAGGGCCGGGCGAAGTCGTCTGAGCTCTGCGTCATCTTCCCCACCCTTGGCAACCATAGCCTTGAGCTTGTCCTTGGCCTCGTCAGCGTGTTGATGGGCTTCCCGTTCCTTGGTCTAGAGGCTCGCCACTTCCTCCTACAGCCACGGCACTTTGGCAGTTAGCCCCTAGACCTCCCTCTTGTGATGGAGGAATAGGGACTTCTCCCAGCTGCGCATCGCAAGGGACTACGAAAAAATCAGGTTAGAATTATATAAACATGGCTCAGAAGTAGAAAACATGGAGACACGACAAACCTGGCCAGCTAGGGCGATGTCATCCTTCAACACCCCCAACGCGTCGATCACAGAGcggactgaaagcatctaggcccctagttgggtttcggtgattaatgacaatacatgatgactatgactaacatgtgttttgtagaggcaattaagttaggtcatggtaatggagatcatttgggctatcattatggtcatgcccctacgatggaaattgtttcagttttcaaaggatgaacgacaaggttaaggatggactagttctaagtgtcgattggagtggaagagacacttagagtagtttaggattttgtttttcctttggtcgtactattaaagggggtatggatgggtagcttgacctaggtgagtctagtgagttaggtgtgctgcacacttgctaaatctagcactaggtagttcCTAAAAAGCCcctagatccattggagcaaacttcattgacgtaagatcgagagttggaagtgaatggagggtcaaatactgaccaaacGCTAGCTTCggtttgaccagacgctggcgcagagtctggtcagttcatttgatcaaggtaaagtcatctagaagtgaccagacactgagtcccagtgtctggtcgactccagtaaggttctagagagggaaaatcacgattaGATGttgtccagtgtctggtcatatTTTAAACAGTGGAGTtcgagaactgaccggagcgtccggtcaccccgcaaaagcacataacggttcatttttcagccatggttataaatacttcctccattcatatgtgggggtacttttgctcattccaacagctgagagacacctttgagagtgccaagaagagcaaggtcctagtgaggtgattgagatttgagaatcccaaagagagccctcattagtgaaatcaAGAgttgcaaagtgtgcatccacccttctcattaggcttgtcgtggtcaagtgagagttggtgcttgttactcttggtgattgccatcacctagatggcttggtggtgattgggagtttggtgatcatccggcggagcttgtggatgacccaactcaagttgtgagcagttgtggatgattcaccatgacggagtgtcaaagaatcaacccatagagagcacttgatccttgcgcagatcaaggggggagctacacccttgcgcgggtgctccaatgaggactagtggggagtggcaactctccgatacctcggcaaaacatcgccgcgttcctccttctctatttactttgagcatttactttgagcaattcaattcttgtcatttacattcatagaattgccatgctagagtaggattggaacatgggttgcaaaacttttatgcggtagatcaatagatacactttctaggcacaaggggttaattgggctaaccataggacttaattattgtaaagaaatttagaattagcccaattcaccccccctcttgggcatcttgatccttttaattagtATCAGaacctcatgctcacgtatttaggcttaaccgcctagagaaagatatctcacggggatggaccccccctatctttgaggggggtgattttccatattggaaaatccgcatggaggcgtatttagaggctctagatgttggaatacttagagctgcctcacaaggcttcccaaaacctcaggatgctacacacctacaaggtgaTGAGTTGAATtccgaaaaatggaatgcaaaggctcgaaacaccatctttagaggcctttgcaaagatgtgttcaatcgggtgaggaaccacaaagatgcccatgcactatggtcggacgtttgtgcactccatgagggaacaaagagtgagcgtgaggaacgctatcatcttgtcatgaaaaagcttaactcttttgagatgcttcccaaagaatgtgctaatgaaatatattcacgcttgaatgttcttatagaggaagtcaatgggcttggactcactcaaatgcaaccatccgatgttgtaagaaagatcttgagtgtcctccccattgacaaatatgggcatattgtgaccgtgcttcattaaagtgatctttccaccgctacaccaacacaaatcttgggaaagatcaatgctcatgagatgtacatgcacatcacaccataagatggctcatcctcttctaagaagaaagaaaaagacttagcattcaaagctagccaagagaagggcaaagcaaggcttgagt encodes:
- the LOC136469585 gene encoding uncharacterized protein; protein product: MVDPIINMKRLTKVLMDGGRGLNIMYAETLDAMGIDQHHIQPTKAPFHGIMLGKQAILIRQIDLPITFGNPSNYRTETLTFERAYECEVESCELASATLASKELAAIRKDIAEGMPNTKQVAGSFEPMENIKEVLVDPNNYADKTVCIGTALSPK